In the genome of Bacillus sp. S3, one region contains:
- the cpaB gene encoding Flp pilus assembly protein CpaB, giving the protein MKAKMVLMLSLVMGAITTILFFQYMKQMNTEPAAAVEMVDVVVAREKIDKNEKISAQKLEIVKISEKDILPETVKTISEAEGKLATAMIERGEPIFSHRLGTEKEEGVYVSRKVREGFTAVSVGVNINQSVSNLIEPEDEVDVVFTKIIKDAANQDITESVMLLKKARVLAVGRKMQTPENTKEPYAEYSSVTLELKPDDAVKLVNASEAGKIHFILNKRPLMTEENKPKQND; this is encoded by the coding sequence GTGAAAGCGAAAATGGTTTTAATGCTATCACTTGTTATGGGGGCTATAACCACCATTTTGTTTTTTCAATATATGAAGCAGATGAATACAGAACCAGCTGCAGCAGTTGAAATGGTTGATGTAGTGGTGGCGAGGGAAAAAATTGATAAAAACGAAAAAATTAGTGCTCAGAAGCTGGAAATAGTGAAAATATCAGAAAAAGACATTCTTCCAGAAACAGTTAAAACAATATCTGAAGCTGAAGGTAAACTTGCGACAGCCATGATTGAAAGAGGCGAACCGATTTTCTCTCATCGGCTTGGCACGGAGAAAGAGGAAGGTGTGTATGTGTCGCGCAAAGTGAGGGAAGGCTTCACAGCCGTATCCGTTGGTGTAAACATTAACCAGTCAGTCTCCAATTTAATAGAGCCTGAAGATGAAGTAGACGTTGTTTTTACAAAAATAATCAAGGACGCTGCCAATCAAGATATAACCGAATCGGTGATGTTGCTTAAAAAAGCACGGGTATTAGCGGTAGGCAGGAAGATGCAGACACCGGAAAATACCAAGGAGCCCTATGCGGAATATAGCTCTGTCACGTTAGAATTAAAACCAGATGATGCTGTAAAGCTTGTGAATGCCTCTGAAGCAGGGAAGATTCATTTTATCTTAAATAAACGTCCACTAATGACGGAAGAAAATAAACCGAAGCAAAATGATTAA
- a CDS encoding ubiquitin-like small modifier protein 1: protein MLVKVFANLREICGGVTVKVQPDGDRVIDVLNKMVEMFPDLQDEIFTPNKELLPFVHVYVNGRNIIHLDDLQTIIAEEDQFALFPPVAGG from the coding sequence ATGCTCGTAAAAGTGTTTGCAAATCTCCGTGAAATATGTGGAGGAGTAACAGTAAAGGTGCAGCCTGATGGGGATCGGGTGATTGATGTGCTGAATAAAATGGTGGAAATGTTTCCTGATTTACAGGATGAAATTTTTACCCCGAACAAAGAGCTGCTTCCATTTGTTCATGTTTATGTAAACGGCAGGAATATCATCCATCTTGATGATCTTCAGACGATCATTGCGGAAGAGGATCAATTTGCGTTATTCCCTCCTGTTGCTGGTGGATAA
- a CDS encoding pilus assembly protein TadG-related protein produces MRYFFKKIVNDEQGNALILGAVTLMFILFMAGLAIDGSLLYMKKSQLQKEANAAVLSGAQELTNTEKKVTDTVQTVLNAHKDAASLSKLDITLGQKVSATLTKPVDLSFARVFGLEQVNVKAHAAAGLAAVGKSVGAAPLGIDESIPLEYLKEYKLKVDSSDSLTGNFGILALGGPGAKTYEENLRVGYQSEIKINDVIDTQTGNIAGKTRDVVNMRVNGCSQPPGDYSLRDCSRILLVLVYKPYNYGGGQMKQVQVTGFAYFYITSPMNTNDTSITGVFIKRAGSGEYVEGSKDRGAYSIRLTK; encoded by the coding sequence ATGCGGTATTTTTTTAAAAAAATAGTAAATGATGAGCAAGGAAATGCCCTGATTCTTGGTGCTGTCACATTGATGTTCATCTTGTTTATGGCTGGACTTGCAATAGATGGCAGCTTACTTTATATGAAAAAAAGTCAATTGCAAAAGGAAGCAAATGCCGCCGTCCTTTCAGGTGCACAAGAGTTGACTAATACAGAGAAAAAAGTAACGGATACAGTTCAAACTGTATTAAATGCCCATAAGGACGCAGCATCATTGTCCAAGCTGGATATTACTTTAGGTCAGAAAGTGTCAGCGACATTAACGAAACCTGTAGATCTTTCCTTTGCCCGAGTTTTTGGTTTGGAACAGGTAAATGTCAAGGCACATGCGGCTGCAGGCCTGGCTGCTGTTGGCAAATCGGTCGGTGCGGCCCCTTTGGGAATTGATGAAAGTATCCCGCTTGAATACTTGAAGGAGTATAAATTAAAGGTCGATTCATCAGATTCACTTACCGGTAATTTTGGAATATTAGCGCTCGGCGGACCAGGGGCGAAGACATACGAAGAAAATCTGCGTGTAGGCTATCAATCGGAAATAAAAATTAATGATGTGATTGATACCCAAACCGGTAATATAGCCGGTAAAACCAGGGATGTCGTCAATATGCGTGTCAATGGGTGTTCACAGCCTCCTGGTGATTATAGCCTGCGCGATTGTTCGAGGATTCTCTTGGTATTAGTCTATAAACCATATAATTATGGCGGCGGACAAATGAAACAAGTTCAAGTAACAGGGTTTGCTTATTTTTACATTACGAGTCCGATGAATACGAATGATACTTCCATTACTGGAGTTTTTATAAAAAGAGCAGGCTCGGGAGAATATGTCGAGGGAAGCAAGGATAGAGGAGCATACAGCATTCGATTAACGAAGTAG
- a CDS encoding CpaE family protein, giving the protein MTSHENTQTAQVNLEPQRGKLIAVCSAKGGIGRTTLTVNLAVALMKKNVTAAILDGDFQFGDVNLAMDLKFSFTIKEVIESIGIIDEHSLANYLAVHESGVRVLSAPDRPEYADLVTNEAADKVVDIMLIGHDYVLVDTPVGLNEQSLRFIERADQILVITNLEMAALKNTKLYLETLDILGLRDKVRVVINRANMESVIKATDAAKILAAENPIYIPNDFQICSQSINLGVPFVIKHGKSDVAKGVFKMAELLSGGNGSSTLKSKKKNPHLGKWFSKKDRRD; this is encoded by the coding sequence ATGACAAGCCATGAAAATACGCAGACTGCACAAGTTAATTTAGAACCGCAGCGGGGGAAATTAATAGCTGTTTGCAGTGCAAAAGGCGGTATTGGTCGCACTACACTAACCGTTAATTTAGCCGTTGCTCTAATGAAGAAAAATGTGACAGCGGCTATTTTGGATGGTGATTTTCAGTTTGGCGACGTTAACCTTGCGATGGATTTAAAGTTCTCCTTCACCATTAAAGAGGTGATTGAGAGTATAGGGATCATTGACGAGCACAGCCTTGCCAATTATTTAGCTGTTCATGAAAGCGGAGTCAGAGTTCTTTCAGCCCCGGACCGGCCGGAGTATGCCGATTTAGTGACAAATGAGGCTGCTGACAAAGTAGTGGATATCATGCTGATTGGACACGATTATGTTTTGGTCGATACACCGGTAGGCTTAAATGAGCAATCGCTTCGATTCATTGAGAGGGCAGATCAAATCCTTGTCATTACCAATTTGGAAATGGCGGCATTAAAAAATACAAAACTTTATTTGGAAACACTCGATATTTTGGGACTTAGAGACAAGGTAAGAGTCGTCATTAATCGTGCAAATATGGAAAGTGTGATTAAAGCAACTGATGCGGCAAAAATCTTAGCCGCAGAAAATCCAATATATATTCCAAATGATTTTCAAATTTGTTCTCAATCGATTAATCTTGGGGTTCCATTTGTGATCAAGCATGGGAAGTCAGATGTGGCAAAAGGCGTGTTTAAAATGGCGGAGCTCTTATCGGGCGGAAATGGTTCAAGCACGCTTAAGTCCAAGAAAAAGAATCCCCATTTAGGCAAATGGTTTTCCAAAAAAGATAGGAGGGATTGA
- a CDS encoding type II secretion system F family protein, whose amino-acid sequence MLYFCLFLTVTLGIYGTFLIRSNKNETVKERVEFFLLNDTVNRIEDVPEEKQQSFLDRFIKPMVVDFKKSFKKRMPGEKEAKIDQKLQMAGNPFGITAVDFRLIQTVSLFLMPLIFFGYGSILHAGTGVVIVFVLMGILIGFFAPHLYLKQKTKTRNRLALREFPDLLDLLTVSLEAGLGFDGAITKVVAKKEGVLSQEFHRCLEEIRLGKTRREALSGIRDRLDVDEIKAFISSVLQAEKLGIGLVQVLRVQSNEVREQRKQRAEETAMKAPIKMLFPLVLFIFPSLFIVLLGPAVIQFIETFKNG is encoded by the coding sequence TTGCTCTATTTTTGTTTGTTTTTAACTGTCACATTAGGAATCTATGGGACTTTTCTTATTCGTTCAAATAAAAATGAAACGGTCAAGGAGCGAGTTGAGTTCTTTCTTTTAAATGACACTGTAAATCGGATAGAAGACGTTCCAGAGGAGAAGCAACAATCATTCCTGGACAGATTTATCAAGCCCATGGTGGTAGATTTTAAAAAAAGCTTTAAAAAGAGAATGCCGGGGGAAAAAGAAGCAAAGATTGACCAGAAACTTCAAATGGCAGGAAATCCATTCGGCATAACAGCAGTTGATTTTCGCTTAATCCAGACTGTTTCCTTATTTTTGATGCCGCTTATCTTTTTTGGTTATGGTTCGATTTTACATGCCGGAACAGGTGTAGTGATTGTTTTTGTATTAATGGGAATCCTGATTGGATTTTTTGCCCCGCATCTTTATTTAAAGCAAAAAACAAAGACTAGGAATCGTTTGGCATTACGGGAATTTCCGGATCTATTGGATCTGTTAACGGTTAGTCTTGAGGCAGGGCTTGGTTTTGACGGTGCGATTACGAAAGTAGTAGCCAAAAAAGAAGGTGTTCTCTCGCAGGAATTTCATCGCTGCCTAGAGGAAATCCGTCTTGGGAAGACAAGGAGAGAGGCGCTTTCCGGTATCAGAGACAGGCTGGATGTTGATGAAATAAAGGCATTTATCAGCAGTGTCCTGCAGGCGGAGAAGCTGGGAATCGGACTGGTTCAAGTCCTTCGGGTCCAGTCTAATGAAGTAAGGGAACAGCGTAAGCAGCGGGCTGAGGAAACAGCTATGAAGGCACCAATCAAAATGCTCTTTCCGTTGGTGTTATTTATCTTTCCCAGTTTATTTATTGTCTTGCTGGGGCCGGCAGTCATCCAATTTATTGAAACCTTTAAAAATGGTTAA
- a CDS encoding type II secretion system F family protein, protein MAALIYLLLFFFLLTAVFFFWFIFKLVFRSKNTLQDRMQHYLAINEEKASVDIVKVKQFSFINLMKEKIQKQVLTKEKNTKLETKLARAGLPLKPEEYILFQWILTAFLGGVFYLITGNWFFILLGGSIGFVLPKWFLRKKQRERVTKFNEGLADMITTIVGSLRAGFSFPQALKSVVEEAASPIKEEMDFVLKEMQYGKSIEDALNDLKERMPSDDLDLMIQAILIQRQVGGNLATVLDKIVETIRDRTKIHRQISTLTAQGRLSGYVIALLPVFLGMFLYMIQPDYIGTLFHHPIGITLLAAGLVSGIIGFLLIKKITNIEV, encoded by the coding sequence GTGGCGGCATTGATCTATCTACTCTTATTTTTCTTTTTATTAACCGCTGTTTTTTTCTTTTGGTTCATTTTCAAACTAGTCTTTCGTTCAAAAAATACGCTACAGGATCGAATGCAACATTATCTCGCGATTAATGAGGAAAAGGCAAGCGTAGACATAGTTAAAGTAAAGCAGTTTTCTTTTATCAACTTGATGAAAGAAAAAATTCAAAAACAGGTTTTAACAAAAGAAAAAAACACAAAACTTGAAACTAAGCTTGCCCGGGCGGGATTGCCGCTAAAGCCAGAGGAATATATCCTCTTTCAATGGATATTAACGGCATTTCTAGGCGGTGTATTCTATTTAATTACGGGTAATTGGTTCTTTATCCTCCTTGGAGGTTCAATTGGTTTCGTACTCCCCAAATGGTTTTTAAGGAAAAAACAACGCGAAAGAGTCACTAAGTTTAATGAAGGACTTGCTGATATGATTACCACCATTGTCGGAAGTTTACGAGCAGGATTTAGCTTTCCGCAGGCACTTAAATCTGTTGTGGAAGAAGCAGCTTCGCCAATTAAGGAGGAAATGGATTTCGTCTTGAAGGAAATGCAATATGGGAAAAGTATTGAAGATGCATTGAACGATTTAAAGGAACGGATGCCAAGTGATGATTTGGATTTAATGATCCAGGCCATTTTAATTCAACGGCAAGTTGGTGGAAATCTTGCAACGGTGCTTGACAAGATTGTCGAAACGATCCGTGACCGCACGAAAATCCATCGGCAAATCTCTACCCTTACAGCCCAAGGGCGGTTATCAGGCTATGTAATTGCACTATTGCCTGTATTTCTGGGAATGTTCCTTTATATGATTCAGCCTGACTATATTGGAACACTCTTTCATCATCCAATTGGGATTACACTGCTTGCAGCGGGACTCGTTTCAGGAATTATTGGGTTTCTGTTAATTAAAAAAATAACGAATATCGAGGTGTAG
- a CDS encoding ThiF family adenylyltransferase, producing the protein MSNLERYSRQILFPAIGEEGQRKLLKSRVVIVGAGALGTVIANHLVRSGVGSLRLIDRDLVELSNLQRQTLFDEEDAALHLPKAVAAQNRLKKINSTVSVEAVISDVNLDNAEDLLAGYDVIVDGTDNFMTRFLINDVAVKHGKPWVHGAAVSSRGMFAVFKPGITPCYRCLFPHVPSGTGETCDTVGVLSPLTDIIASFQAMETIKLLVGAETTPNLEQIDIWDVTSMQMDISQGKNPNCPSCVKGQFDFLDRSSEQQVAFTTLCGRDTVQINPRNKRELDIIKAKSKLSKSGKVSGNEFLLRFSPDEDISIVVFKDSRVLIHGTNDIVKAKMLYSKYIGN; encoded by the coding sequence ATGAGTAACTTAGAGAGGTATTCGAGACAAATTCTATTTCCTGCGATTGGGGAAGAGGGACAACGGAAGTTGCTGAAAAGCCGTGTTGTTATCGTTGGTGCCGGCGCACTTGGCACCGTGATAGCGAATCATCTTGTCCGGTCAGGTGTCGGCTCCTTAAGGCTGATTGACAGGGATCTAGTTGAACTATCTAATCTGCAGCGACAGACCCTTTTCGATGAAGAGGATGCAGCATTGCATCTTCCGAAGGCAGTTGCGGCACAAAATAGACTGAAAAAAATTAATTCAACTGTTTCGGTAGAGGCGGTAATATCAGATGTAAACCTTGATAATGCAGAAGATTTATTGGCGGGCTACGATGTGATTGTAGATGGTACCGACAACTTTATGACGCGCTTCTTAATCAATGACGTAGCAGTTAAGCATGGGAAACCATGGGTGCATGGGGCGGCCGTAAGCTCGCGGGGGATGTTTGCCGTGTTTAAACCGGGGATAACCCCTTGCTACCGCTGCCTTTTTCCGCATGTCCCATCCGGTACCGGTGAAACATGCGATACTGTTGGGGTATTGTCACCTCTGACAGATATTATCGCTTCCTTTCAAGCGATGGAAACAATCAAGCTATTAGTTGGGGCAGAGACCACCCCTAATTTGGAACAAATCGATATATGGGATGTAACTTCAATGCAAATGGATATTTCGCAAGGGAAAAATCCTAATTGTCCTTCATGTGTAAAAGGGCAATTTGATTTTCTTGACCGCTCCTCCGAGCAGCAAGTAGCCTTCACGACACTATGCGGACGGGATACAGTCCAAATTAATCCAAGAAATAAACGCGAGCTTGATATTATAAAGGCAAAATCTAAACTTAGTAAAAGCGGAAAGGTCTCAGGGAACGAATTTTTACTCCGTTTTTCCCCAGATGAGGACATATCCATTGTTGTATTTAAGGATTCCCGCGTACTCATCCATGGTACCAATGATATCGTCAAAGCAAAAATGCTCTATTCCAAGTATATTGGAAATTAA
- a CDS encoding CpaF family protein codes for MGLLHRIQEKNNQFQRESSSTDSPPENQTPSPKHDLLQVYRDHRPKEQKKEQKKEKVRVRQLDKNHELKNVLHRKILQELKEQEIEDIIPKLDGMAVEIIKDEEEFRGQIDRKKVVDDMINDLTGFGPINPLLLDEDVSEVMVNGPNQVYCERKGKLVLTTVEFRDNEHVMSVIEKIVAPLGRRIDESSPMVDARLPDGSRVNAIIPPLALNGPTITIRKFSKDPYQIEDLINFGTVTKEMAIFLDACVKARLNMFVSGGTGSGKTTTLNVLSNFIPEDERIVTIEDAAEIQLGQEHVVSLESRPPNIEGKGAISIRDLVRNSLRMRPDRVIIGEVRGGEALDMLQAMNTGHDGSLATGHSNSPRDMISRLETMVLLAGVELPVKAIREQISGAIDVIIQQSRLKDGSRKIVSITEVQGMEGEIIVLQDIFTFKQEGLNEEGKIIGRLVPTGVRPKFYERLEASGIHIPASVFIENEEWRH; via the coding sequence ATGGGTCTCTTACATCGAATTCAAGAAAAAAACAATCAATTCCAAAGGGAGTCAAGCAGCACAGATTCTCCTCCTGAAAATCAAACTCCCTCACCAAAGCATGATCTATTGCAGGTATATCGCGACCATCGGCCAAAAGAACAAAAGAAGGAACAGAAGAAAGAAAAGGTGAGGGTGCGTCAACTAGACAAAAATCATGAACTTAAAAATGTTCTGCATCGTAAAATTTTGCAAGAGTTAAAAGAACAGGAAATTGAGGATATTATTCCAAAGCTTGACGGAATGGCAGTTGAGATTATTAAAGATGAAGAAGAGTTTCGCGGTCAAATTGATCGAAAAAAAGTAGTAGATGACATGATTAATGATTTAACGGGATTCGGTCCGATCAATCCACTGCTATTGGATGAGGATGTCTCGGAGGTCATGGTGAATGGACCAAATCAAGTATACTGTGAGCGGAAAGGGAAGCTCGTGTTAACAACCGTGGAATTTCGAGACAATGAGCATGTCATGAGCGTGATTGAAAAAATTGTTGCTCCCCTTGGGCGGAGAATCGATGAAAGTTCACCAATGGTAGATGCAAGGCTTCCAGATGGATCACGTGTGAATGCCATTATTCCACCGCTGGCATTAAATGGTCCTACGATAACCATTAGAAAATTTTCAAAGGATCCCTATCAAATTGAAGATTTGATTAACTTTGGAACGGTAACAAAGGAAATGGCCATCTTTCTTGATGCGTGTGTAAAAGCAAGGTTGAACATGTTCGTAAGCGGTGGAACAGGATCAGGCAAGACAACGACACTTAATGTTCTATCCAATTTTATCCCGGAAGACGAAAGAATTGTAACGATTGAGGATGCTGCCGAAATCCAGCTGGGACAGGAGCATGTGGTTTCATTAGAGTCACGCCCTCCTAATATTGAAGGAAAAGGAGCCATCTCCATTCGAGATCTTGTTAGGAATTCATTAAGGATGAGACCTGATCGTGTCATTATTGGTGAGGTTCGCGGCGGTGAAGCCCTTGATATGCTGCAGGCCATGAATACAGGACATGATGGGTCACTCGCAACAGGTCACTCCAATAGCCCGCGGGATATGATTTCACGCCTTGAAACGATGGTCCTGTTAGCTGGGGTTGAATTGCCGGTGAAAGCGATTCGGGAACAAATTTCCGGAGCCATTGATGTGATTATCCAGCAGTCCCGGCTAAAAGATGGTTCTAGAAAAATTGTCAGTATCACCGAAGTCCAAGGGATGGAAGGCGAAATCATCGTCCTTCAAGATATCTTTACTTTTAAACAGGAGGGACTTAACGAAGAAGGGAAAATAATTGGGCGCCTTGTCCCGACCGGAGTAAGGCCAAAATTTTATGAACGTCTCGAAGCTTCCGGTATTCATATTCCCGCATCCGTGTTTATTGAAAATGAGGAGTGGCGGCATTGA
- a CDS encoding aldehyde ferredoxin oxidoreductase family protein yields the protein MNLGGFKNNEVLVDLTNGTVNYRPINEIDAKKYIGGRGLGVKYVLDNGPDVEPLSAENILCFMTGPVTGSRSSMSGRLCVVTKSPLTGTVTDSHIGGWTAARLKWAGVDNLIFSGKSDKPVYLYIEDGKAELRDASNLWGTSTRAFIQAMKDQYGEDDLSVMTIGQAGENTVRFASFINEHDRAAGRGGTAAVAGYKKLKAIVIKAAQKGNMPVAKLESEYKEANKKAVKAILDGGLTAPNKGGLSVYGTNVLTNLINEVGALPTKNSQYTHWEEAEKHSGEYVNTHLRVANNTCHACPVGCKIEVEVKDGKYKTRVESIEFESAWSLGSNCLLSDAEAISYMIDRCNEYGLDTIELGHAFSVTMEAFEKGIISEELIWGDADSMIELTRKIAFREGFGGTLAEGPARAAASWGAPELSMSVKGQSIPAYDPRGIQGIGLGYATSNRGACHLRGYTVASEIAGIPEPTDRLKPEGKGELLKVFQDMLAFSDSMNICKFSSFSENAEHYAEQYSAMTGIPMTADDVMKAGERIYNLERYYNNLAGFDKREDDFLPKRFTDEPASGNSTGHVSHMDIMLEEYYQVRGWKDGLVPNDKLRELGIIDAENQLV from the coding sequence ATGAATCTAGGCGGTTTTAAAAACAATGAAGTCTTAGTTGATTTAACAAACGGTACAGTGAATTACAGACCCATTAACGAGATTGATGCGAAAAAGTACATAGGCGGCCGCGGTTTGGGGGTTAAATATGTATTAGATAATGGCCCTGATGTTGAGCCATTGTCTGCAGAAAATATTTTATGTTTTATGACCGGTCCGGTTACCGGTTCACGTTCATCCATGAGTGGACGTCTTTGCGTTGTAACAAAATCCCCGCTTACAGGGACCGTTACGGACTCCCATATCGGCGGATGGACGGCTGCACGTCTAAAGTGGGCAGGCGTCGACAATCTTATTTTCTCCGGAAAAAGCGACAAGCCCGTCTACCTTTACATTGAAGATGGCAAAGCAGAACTCCGTGATGCATCAAATTTATGGGGAACAAGTACAAGAGCGTTTATTCAGGCCATGAAGGACCAATATGGTGAAGATGATTTAAGTGTTATGACCATTGGTCAGGCAGGCGAAAACACCGTTCGTTTTGCCTCATTTATTAATGAGCATGACCGTGCCGCTGGGCGTGGCGGTACTGCAGCAGTTGCCGGATATAAAAAACTCAAGGCAATTGTGATCAAGGCAGCCCAAAAAGGCAATATGCCTGTAGCAAAATTAGAGAGTGAATATAAAGAAGCCAACAAAAAAGCAGTAAAGGCAATCCTTGATGGCGGCTTAACAGCGCCAAATAAAGGCGGATTATCCGTTTATGGTACAAACGTTTTAACAAACTTAATTAACGAGGTTGGCGCACTGCCAACGAAAAATTCCCAATACACTCATTGGGAGGAAGCAGAAAAGCACAGTGGTGAGTATGTGAACACTCATTTGCGTGTTGCAAACAATACCTGCCATGCCTGCCCTGTCGGCTGTAAAATTGAAGTCGAAGTAAAAGATGGTAAATATAAAACACGGGTAGAAAGCATTGAGTTTGAATCCGCCTGGTCTCTAGGCTCTAACTGCTTGTTAAGCGATGCCGAAGCCATTTCATATATGATTGACCGCTGTAATGAGTACGGTCTAGACACAATAGAACTAGGGCATGCCTTCTCTGTAACAATGGAGGCTTTTGAAAAAGGAATTATCTCTGAAGAGCTAATTTGGGGAGATGCCGATTCGATGATTGAATTGACAAGAAAAATTGCTTTCCGTGAAGGCTTTGGAGGTACACTTGCGGAAGGTCCTGCACGTGCAGCTGCCTCTTGGGGGGCACCTGAACTGTCCATGTCTGTGAAAGGCCAGTCCATTCCGGCCTATGACCCGCGTGGAATCCAAGGGATTGGGCTTGGGTATGCAACGAGTAACCGTGGTGCCTGCCACCTGCGCGGCTATACGGTTGCAAGTGAAATTGCCGGTATTCCGGAACCAACTGACCGCCTGAAGCCTGAAGGAAAAGGTGAACTTTTAAAAGTATTCCAAGATATGCTTGCCTTCTCTGATTCTATGAACATTTGTAAGTTCTCTTCCTTCTCTGAAAATGCGGAGCATTACGCGGAACAATATAGCGCAATGACTGGTATTCCAATGACAGCCGATGACGTGATGAAGGCTGGAGAAAGAATTTATAACCTCGAGCGTTATTATAATAACCTGGCAGGATTTGATAAACGTGAGGATGATTTCCTTCCAAAACGCTTTACAGACGAACCTGCATCTGGTAACAGCACAGGTCATGTAAGCCATATGGATATCATGCTTGAAGAGTATTATCAAGTACGCGGCTGGAAAGATGGACTTGTACCTAATGATAAACTTCGTGAATTAGGGATTATCGATGCCGAAAATCAATTAGTTTAA
- a CDS encoding YisL family protein, protein MIHGHVTAWVLALILFFVALLLNKSGKAKGFKIVQMILRVLYLLIIATGIGLLFSLTKIDVWYILKAVAGLWVIGLFEMILGRAANNRRTSAFWIQFVVAFLLVLYLGFEKLPMSIFNV, encoded by the coding sequence ATGATTCATGGTCATGTAACAGCATGGGTGTTAGCTCTAATTTTATTTTTTGTTGCACTGTTATTAAACAAGAGTGGGAAAGCCAAAGGATTTAAAATTGTCCAAATGATTTTACGAGTATTGTACCTGCTTATTATTGCCACAGGCATTGGACTTCTTTTTTCGTTGACCAAGATTGATGTTTGGTATATTTTAAAAGCGGTCGCGGGACTATGGGTTATCGGTTTATTTGAAATGATCCTTGGAAGAGCCGCAAATAACAGAAGAACTTCCGCATTTTGGATTCAGTTTGTTGTGGCATTTTTGCTTGTATTATATTTAGGCTTTGAAAAATTACCAATGTCTATTTTCAATGTATAA
- a CDS encoding DUF2777 domain-containing protein — protein MNRQQRLKLYDFQQRAYNEGTVEQINNQWIFFDEETEEATMLDDFVHQEIEIFRLNRWKKGILREPGKIHCGKEAIMLRDQDTIRMRKHLIYSLERLLDGVNDDAFFQFVTTLNSLNFSIYDCIYCYNHLSFLSDEHRKDGVNFMVFDNQEQICNVQHHFCYYEKVNDRFEFTLNTGKRLVIEKMIS, from the coding sequence ATGAATCGACAACAACGACTAAAACTATATGATTTCCAACAACGAGCTTACAACGAAGGAACAGTGGAGCAAATAAACAATCAATGGATATTTTTTGATGAGGAAACGGAAGAAGCTACGATGTTGGATGATTTCGTTCATCAAGAAATTGAAATCTTCCGGTTGAACCGCTGGAAGAAAGGCATATTGCGTGAACCGGGAAAAATCCATTGCGGTAAAGAAGCGATTATGCTTCGGGATCAGGATACGATTAGAATGAGGAAACATTTAATTTACTCGCTCGAACGATTGTTAGATGGGGTGAACGATGATGCCTTTTTCCAGTTCGTTACGACATTAAATTCCTTAAATTTTTCCATTTACGATTGCATTTACTGCTATAACCATTTATCTTTCCTGTCGGATGAACATCGCAAAGATGGTGTGAATTTTATGGTATTTGACAATCAAGAGCAAATTTGTAATGTGCAGCATCATTTTTGTTATTACGAAAAGGTCAATGATCGGTTTGAATTTACTTTAAATACTGGTAAACGATTAGTCATCGAAAAAATGATTTCATAA